In a single window of the Amycolatopsis sp. cg5 genome:
- a CDS encoding TetR/AcrR family transcriptional regulator, which produces MPKSEETRSLIVGTAMRLFTENGYDRTTMRAIAAEAGVSVGNAYYYFSSKEQLIQGFYDQMQRDHQERCVGLLSDEPSFEKRLKLVLFAWLDIAQPYHRFGTQFFVNAADPESPLSPFSEDSAAARVASIELMNQVIGGSDVKLDPELREELPELLWLFQMGVVLFWVHDRSAAQQRTKMLIGRTVPLIAKLVGLSRLRVLRPVSREVTSLIKDLAKP; this is translated from the coding sequence GTGCCCAAAAGTGAGGAAACCCGGTCCCTGATCGTCGGGACCGCGATGCGGCTGTTCACCGAGAACGGCTACGACCGCACGACCATGCGGGCGATCGCCGCGGAGGCCGGGGTATCGGTCGGGAACGCCTACTACTACTTCTCCTCCAAGGAGCAGTTGATCCAGGGCTTCTACGACCAGATGCAACGGGACCACCAGGAACGCTGCGTCGGGTTGCTCAGCGATGAGCCGTCCTTCGAGAAACGGCTCAAGCTGGTCTTGTTCGCCTGGCTCGACATAGCTCAGCCATATCACCGCTTCGGCACGCAGTTCTTCGTCAACGCCGCGGACCCGGAGTCCCCGCTGAGTCCCTTCAGCGAAGACTCCGCGGCTGCCCGCGTCGCCTCGATCGAGCTCATGAACCAGGTGATCGGCGGCTCGGACGTCAAACTCGACCCTGAGCTGCGGGAGGAGCTACCGGAGTTGCTCTGGTTGTTCCAGATGGGGGTCGTACTGTTCTGGGTTCACGATCGTTCCGCGGCACAACAACGCACGAAGATGCTCATCGGGCGGACCGTGCCATTGATCGCGAAGCTGGTCGGGCTTTCCCGGCTGCGGGTCCTGCGCCCGGTCAGCCGGGAGGTCACCAGCCTGATCAAAGACCTTGCTAAGCCTTAG
- a CDS encoding shikimate dehydrogenase: MTRKPVVSTNARRAAVLGKPVEHSLSPVLHGAAYRALGLDDWSYERVEMDADGLPAFVLGLGPEWTGLSVTMPGKRAALDFATEVTERASAVGAANTLVRVESGWLADCTDVDGVAGALRFAGGYSPADGDVGTVLGAGGTAAATVVAFAAMGLSSVRLVVRNPDRAGETTKAAKAAGLEVDVLTWSEADFAELASSTAVLVNTVPPDAVAPHVAELAAVPCLLDVIYHPWPTPLAAAVAARGGRLATGLDMLLHQAFGQVEHFTGLAAPREAMRDALREATGGILPLPLA, from the coding sequence ATGACGCGCAAGCCCGTGGTGTCTACTAACGCCCGCAGGGCGGCGGTTCTCGGTAAGCCGGTGGAGCACTCGCTTTCGCCGGTGCTGCACGGCGCCGCCTATCGAGCGCTCGGACTCGACGACTGGTCGTATGAGCGCGTCGAAATGGACGCCGACGGACTGCCCGCGTTCGTGCTGGGGCTTGGTCCTGAGTGGACCGGGCTTTCGGTGACGATGCCGGGCAAGCGAGCCGCGCTCGATTTCGCCACGGAAGTGACCGAACGGGCGTCCGCGGTCGGCGCGGCGAACACATTGGTGCGCGTTGAGTCCGGGTGGCTCGCCGATTGCACCGACGTGGACGGGGTCGCCGGTGCGTTGCGTTTCGCGGGTGGCTACTCGCCGGCCGACGGCGATGTCGGGACAGTGCTCGGAGCCGGTGGCACCGCGGCGGCGACTGTTGTCGCGTTCGCGGCGATGGGGCTCTCGTCAGTACGGCTCGTTGTCAGAAATCCGGACAGGGCGGGCGAGACCACGAAAGCCGCGAAAGCGGCTGGGTTGGAAGTGGATGTACTCACCTGGTCGGAAGCGGATTTCGCGGAGTTGGCCAGCTCGACCGCGGTTTTGGTCAATACCGTGCCACCGGATGCCGTAGCCCCGCATGTCGCGGAGTTGGCTGCGGTGCCGTGTCTGCTCGACGTGATCTACCACCCGTGGCCCACTCCTCTCGCCGCGGCGGTCGCCGCTCGGGGCGGCCGGCTCGCAACAGGCCTGGATATGTTGCTGCATCAGGCATTTGGCCAGGTCGAGCACTTCACCGGGCTGGCCGCACCGCGCGAAGCCATGCGTGATGCCCTGCGCGAGGCGACGGGCGGGATCTTGCCGTTGCCGCTGGCGTGA
- the mltG gene encoding endolytic transglycosylase MltG has protein sequence MPARRPGPPPPGARRRPPVDPPTEVIHYDDELPLEDEEVYEDDYDEYEDDFYDDEDEAALEDEERAEPAYIEGDSPPPRRGGRKKKLLGRMALIAIVLMLAGGVWYGVTTIFGYDDFEGAGEGDVLVQVSGGDSTNAIAGKLETAGVVASAKAFAKASEDVPAVTKVQPGYYLLKQKMSGAAAAEQIVKPGSRVGQLQIRAGTPFDDITQPDGKVTEGVFTLLSKASCADINGKSTCVPVEELRKTVENVDLTSIGVPGWAAATASKAERKNSRLEGLILPGVYDVKPGWTATELLTDVVKISALQLQTAGITDKTGIDGKTPYQTLVIASIIEREAVKIDFGKISRVIYNRLGKNMKLEVDSTINYVLDKPTLLTKPEDRAKAGPYNTYANTGLPPTPIGAPSKEAIQAALQPATGEWLFFVKCEKSGQSCFAVTNAEHNKNRDDAQARGVY, from the coding sequence ATGCCCGCACGACGGCCCGGACCGCCGCCGCCGGGAGCGCGCCGAAGGCCACCGGTCGACCCGCCGACCGAGGTCATCCACTACGACGACGAGTTGCCGCTCGAAGACGAAGAGGTCTACGAGGACGACTACGACGAGTACGAGGACGATTTCTACGACGACGAGGACGAGGCCGCGCTCGAGGATGAAGAGCGTGCGGAGCCTGCCTACATCGAAGGCGACAGCCCTCCGCCGCGCCGCGGCGGTCGTAAGAAGAAGCTGCTCGGCAGGATGGCGCTCATCGCGATCGTGCTGATGCTCGCCGGTGGTGTCTGGTACGGCGTGACCACCATCTTCGGGTACGACGACTTCGAAGGCGCCGGCGAAGGTGACGTGCTGGTGCAGGTCAGCGGTGGCGACTCGACGAACGCGATCGCCGGCAAGCTGGAAACCGCGGGCGTGGTGGCGAGCGCGAAGGCGTTTGCCAAGGCTTCCGAGGACGTCCCGGCCGTCACGAAGGTGCAGCCGGGCTACTACCTGCTCAAGCAGAAGATGTCGGGCGCCGCGGCGGCCGAACAGATCGTGAAGCCGGGTAGCCGGGTCGGTCAGCTCCAGATCCGGGCCGGGACGCCGTTCGACGACATCACGCAGCCAGACGGCAAGGTGACCGAAGGTGTCTTCACCCTGCTGTCGAAGGCGTCTTGCGCGGACATCAACGGCAAGAGCACGTGTGTTCCGGTCGAGGAGCTGCGCAAGACTGTCGAAAACGTCGATCTCACGTCGATCGGGGTTCCGGGATGGGCGGCCGCGACGGCGTCGAAGGCCGAGCGGAAGAACAGTCGCCTCGAAGGTTTGATCCTGCCTGGCGTCTACGACGTCAAGCCGGGGTGGACCGCGACGGAACTGCTCACCGACGTGGTCAAGATTTCGGCGTTGCAGTTGCAGACCGCAGGTATCACGGACAAAACGGGTATCGACGGGAAAACGCCGTATCAGACGCTGGTGATCGCCTCGATCATCGAGCGTGAGGCGGTCAAGATCGATTTCGGCAAGATCTCGCGGGTCATCTACAACCGGCTCGGCAAGAACATGAAGCTCGAAGTCGACTCGACCATCAACTATGTGCTCGACAAGCCGACGCTGCTGACAAAACCGGAAGACCGGGCGAAGGCGGGCCCGTACAACACGTACGCGAACACCGGCCTGCCGCCGACACCGATCGGCGCTCCAAGCAAGGAAGCGATCCAGGCGGCCTTGCAGCCCGCGACGGGGGAGTGGCTGTTCTTCGTCAAATGCGAGAAGAGTGGCCAGTCGTGTTTCGCGGTGACCAACGCCGAGCACAACAAGAACAGGGATGACGCGCAAGCCCGTGGTGTCTACTAA
- the ruvX gene encoding Holliday junction resolvase RuvX, translating into MGSQRRPDRPGEGDPGRGRRLGVDVGSVRVGVALSDPAPILASPLVTLSRDEREDSDLDQLAGLVTEHEVVEVIVGLPRTLADRQGPAAAIAIAYADKLAGRIAPVPVRLADERLTTVTASRMLSQRGVKGKKQRAVVDQAAAVEILQAWLDAASAQRARAGGS; encoded by the coding sequence TTGGGTAGCCAGCGACGCCCGGATCGCCCTGGTGAGGGCGATCCGGGGCGTGGCAGGCGGCTTGGGGTGGATGTCGGATCCGTCCGGGTGGGCGTGGCTCTGAGCGATCCAGCCCCCATCCTCGCCAGCCCTTTGGTTACCCTCTCTCGTGATGAGCGCGAAGACAGCGACCTGGATCAGTTGGCAGGACTCGTCACCGAGCACGAGGTGGTCGAGGTGATCGTGGGACTGCCAAGGACACTCGCGGACCGGCAAGGACCGGCCGCGGCCATCGCGATCGCGTATGCCGACAAGCTAGCCGGGCGCATCGCGCCCGTGCCGGTTCGGCTCGCCGATGAGCGCCTGACCACGGTCACCGCGTCGCGCATGCTCTCCCAGCGTGGGGTCAAGGGCAAGAAGCAGCGTGCGGTCGTCGACCAGGCCGCCGCCGTGGAGATCCTGCAGGCATGGCTCGACGCGGCGTCCGCGCAGCGAGCACGGGCAGGTGGGTCATGA
- the alaS gene encoding alanine--tRNA ligase: METHEITNRFLTYFEKNGHTRVPSAPLLVDDPNLLFVNAGMVPFKPYFLGEAPPPYPRATSVQKCVRTPDIDEVGKTTRHNTFFQMAGNFSFGDYFKEGAIERAWELITTPQSEGGYGLEPDRLWATVYEDDAEAAALWKKISGLPSERIQARDMVDNFWSMGVPGPCGPCSEIYYDRGPKYGREGGPIVDEDRYIEIWNLVFMQNIRGEGSGKKDFPILGELPAKNIDTGMGVERVATILQGVENVYETDLVRPVIGRAEEFSGRRYGADHTDDVRFRVIADHARTGVLLIGDGVTPGNDGRGYVLRRLLRRIVRSTRLLGVHEPVLPAFAEVVRDTMGPTYPELVSGFDRIAEVVRVEEEAFLSTLTSGSRIFDLAAEETKSTGGGILAGDKAFQLHDTYGFPIDLTLEMAAEQGLTVDEDGFRALMNEQRQRAKADAAARKSGHGDLSAYRQVLDQHGETQFLGYTDLQATAKVVGLLEDGVPVRSVAEGHKAELVLDRTPFYAESGGQVADTGVLVGDGVELKVLDVQKIVPGLFVHRVEVTQGEVGIDTEVTGSVDVHRRQSIERSHSATHLVHAAVRGAYGKRAAQAGSLNSPGRMRFDFTTAGAVSVDVLTEVEEEVNEYLQTDVQVQTFVTTKDKALELGAVALFGEKYGNDVRVVDMGEYSRELCGGTHVDRIGQLGLVKLVGDSSIGSGVHRVEALVGSDALKYVRKEQLLVSQLANTFKVPSDQLPSRIDDVLTRLKNAEKEIEQLRTQQVLGSAGTLTDKAQDINGFAVVAEKLGEGIDANGLRALASDIRGRLGERPGVVALFAPQGDKISFVVATTSAARDKGIAAGKLVPSFAEAIGGRGGGKPDMAQGGGTNPAGAEQAVTSLRAAVANFG; this comes from the coding sequence GTGGAAACACACGAAATCACCAATCGCTTTCTGACGTACTTCGAAAAGAACGGTCACACGCGGGTGCCCAGCGCGCCGCTGCTGGTCGACGACCCGAACCTGCTCTTCGTGAACGCGGGCATGGTGCCGTTCAAGCCGTACTTCCTGGGCGAGGCGCCGCCGCCTTACCCGCGCGCGACCAGCGTGCAGAAGTGCGTGCGCACCCCGGACATCGACGAGGTCGGCAAGACCACCCGGCACAACACCTTCTTCCAGATGGCCGGGAACTTCTCCTTCGGTGACTACTTCAAGGAAGGCGCCATCGAGCGCGCCTGGGAGCTGATCACCACCCCGCAGTCCGAGGGTGGCTACGGCCTCGAGCCGGACCGGCTGTGGGCGACCGTCTACGAGGACGACGCCGAAGCCGCCGCGCTGTGGAAGAAGATCTCCGGTCTGCCGTCGGAGCGCATCCAGGCGCGCGACATGGTCGACAACTTCTGGTCGATGGGTGTGCCCGGCCCGTGTGGCCCCTGTTCGGAGATCTACTACGACCGCGGGCCGAAGTACGGCCGCGAGGGTGGCCCGATCGTCGATGAAGACCGCTACATCGAGATCTGGAACCTGGTGTTCATGCAGAACATCCGGGGTGAGGGCAGCGGCAAGAAGGACTTCCCGATCCTGGGCGAGCTGCCCGCCAAGAACATCGACACCGGCATGGGTGTAGAGCGCGTAGCGACGATCCTGCAGGGTGTCGAGAACGTCTACGAGACTGACCTCGTGCGCCCGGTCATCGGTCGCGCCGAGGAGTTCTCAGGTCGTCGCTACGGTGCCGACCACACCGACGACGTGCGGTTTCGTGTCATCGCCGACCACGCGCGCACCGGCGTGCTGCTGATCGGCGATGGCGTCACGCCGGGGAACGACGGCCGCGGCTACGTCCTGCGCCGCCTGCTTCGCCGCATCGTGCGGTCGACGCGCCTGCTGGGTGTGCACGAGCCGGTGCTGCCGGCGTTCGCCGAGGTCGTCCGCGACACGATGGGGCCGACCTACCCCGAGCTGGTGTCCGGTTTCGACCGGATCGCGGAGGTCGTCCGCGTCGAAGAAGAGGCGTTCCTGTCGACGCTGACCAGCGGTTCGCGGATCTTCGACCTCGCGGCCGAGGAGACGAAGTCGACTGGCGGCGGCATCCTGGCGGGTGACAAGGCCTTCCAGCTGCACGACACCTACGGGTTCCCGATCGACCTGACCCTCGAGATGGCTGCCGAGCAGGGCCTGACCGTCGACGAAGACGGTTTCCGGGCGCTCATGAACGAGCAGCGGCAGCGCGCCAAGGCGGACGCCGCGGCCCGCAAGAGCGGGCACGGTGACCTTTCGGCCTACCGCCAGGTGCTCGATCAACATGGTGAGACCCAGTTCCTGGGTTACACCGACCTGCAGGCGACCGCGAAGGTGGTCGGCCTGCTGGAGGACGGCGTGCCCGTCCGCAGCGTCGCCGAGGGCCACAAGGCCGAGCTCGTGCTCGACCGGACCCCGTTCTATGCCGAGAGCGGTGGCCAGGTCGCCGACACCGGCGTGCTCGTCGGCGATGGCGTTGAGCTCAAGGTGCTCGACGTCCAGAAGATCGTTCCGGGTTTGTTCGTGCACAGGGTGGAGGTGACCCAGGGCGAGGTCGGGATCGACACCGAGGTCACCGGGTCCGTCGACGTCCACCGGCGGCAGTCGATCGAACGGTCGCACTCGGCGACCCACCTCGTACACGCGGCCGTTCGCGGTGCGTACGGCAAGCGCGCGGCGCAGGCCGGGTCGTTGAACTCGCCCGGTCGTATGCGGTTCGACTTCACCACCGCCGGCGCGGTGTCGGTCGACGTGCTCACCGAGGTCGAGGAGGAGGTCAACGAGTACCTCCAGACCGACGTCCAGGTGCAGACTTTCGTCACCACGAAGGACAAGGCGCTTGAGCTCGGCGCCGTCGCGCTCTTCGGTGAGAAGTACGGCAACGACGTCCGGGTCGTCGACATGGGCGAGTACTCGCGCGAGCTGTGCGGTGGCACCCACGTCGATCGCATCGGCCAGCTTGGCCTGGTCAAATTGGTCGGTGATTCGTCGATCGGTTCCGGTGTGCACCGGGTCGAGGCGCTGGTGGGTTCGGACGCGCTGAAGTACGTCCGGAAGGAGCAGCTGCTCGTCTCGCAGCTGGCGAACACCTTCAAGGTGCCGTCCGACCAGCTCCCGTCGCGCATCGACGACGTGCTGACTCGGCTGAAGAACGCCGAGAAGGAGATCGAGCAGCTGCGTACCCAGCAGGTCCTCGGGTCCGCCGGCACGCTCACCGACAAGGCGCAGGACATCAACGGGTTCGCGGTCGTCGCCGAAAAGCTCGGCGAAGGCATCGACGCGAACGGCCTGCGTGCGCTGGCCAGCGACATCCGGGGCCGCCTCGGCGAGCGGCCAGGAGTGGTCGCGCTCTTCGCTCCGCAGGGCGACAAGATCAGCTTCGTGGTGGCGACGACGTCAGCCGCGCGTGACAAGGGCATCGCCGCGGGCAAGCTCGTCCCTTCGTTTGCCGAGGCCATCGGCGGCCGTGGCGGCGGCAAGCCGGACATGGCTCAGGGCGGCGGCACGAACCCTGCGGGCGCCGAGCAGGCGGTCACGTCACTGCGCGCGGCGGTCGCGAACTTTGGGTAG
- a CDS encoding DUF948 domain-containing protein — translation MSAVEIAALIAAGAFVLLVLLLAIPLLKLGRTLDAATEAIKTANDGTDPLLVNANQTITHVNTQLERVDGITANAQAVSGNVSALSSVFTATLGGPLVKTAALSYGVSKAIKARRKKKEAKAARPGRRRKQ, via the coding sequence GTGTCAGCAGTGGAAATAGCCGCGCTGATCGCCGCCGGAGCGTTCGTGCTGCTGGTGTTGCTGCTGGCGATTCCGCTGCTCAAGCTCGGCCGCACGCTGGACGCGGCCACCGAGGCGATCAAGACGGCGAACGATGGCACGGACCCGTTGCTCGTCAACGCGAACCAGACCATCACGCATGTCAACACCCAGCTGGAACGGGTGGACGGCATCACCGCCAACGCGCAGGCCGTGAGTGGCAACGTCTCGGCGCTGTCGTCGGTGTTCACCGCGACTCTGGGTGGCCCGCTGGTGAAGACCGCCGCACTGTCCTATGGGGTCAGCAAGGCGATCAAGGCCCGTCGAAAGAAGAAGGAAGCGAAGGCCGCGCGGCCGGGGCGTAGGAGGAAGCAGTGA
- a CDS encoding NAD(P)-dependent oxidoreductase, producing the protein MPTVALLGTGIMGFPMAANLARVGLQVKAWNRTRAKADPLAEFGVEVADSAAMAVADADIVVTMLADGPMVINVLETASPRPGAVLSQMSTVGTEWTTRIAALAGKLGVVFVDAPVLGTKQPAENGRLVVLVPGPEEAARVLDVIGSRTLWVGPAGADTKLKLVANAWVLALTNAPAESIGLAEDLGIDPNLFLEAIKGGGVDVPYAHLKGRAMIEAEFTPSFPARLALKDAKLVLDGASAADLAGAWASARGSYVRSCGFAPPANQSRRLTGLSPTARLAIDRPLRATDGRGSPGKRRTAR; encoded by the coding sequence ATGCCTACCGTTGCCTTACTTGGGACCGGGATCATGGGTTTCCCGATGGCCGCCAACCTTGCTCGCGTGGGCCTGCAGGTGAAGGCCTGGAACCGTACTCGCGCCAAAGCTGATCCTCTGGCCGAGTTCGGTGTCGAGGTCGCCGACTCCGCCGCGATGGCCGTGGCCGACGCGGACATCGTGGTCACGATGCTCGCCGATGGTCCGATGGTCATCAACGTGCTCGAGACGGCTTCTCCACGGCCTGGCGCGGTGTTGTCGCAAATGAGCACCGTGGGAACCGAATGGACGACTCGGATCGCCGCACTCGCAGGGAAGTTGGGCGTCGTATTCGTTGACGCGCCTGTGCTCGGTACGAAACAGCCAGCGGAGAACGGCCGGCTGGTCGTGCTGGTGCCAGGTCCTGAGGAGGCGGCGCGGGTGCTCGATGTGATCGGTTCGCGCACGCTGTGGGTTGGTCCAGCCGGAGCGGATACGAAGCTGAAACTCGTCGCCAATGCCTGGGTGCTCGCGCTGACCAACGCCCCCGCGGAGAGCATCGGCCTCGCCGAGGACCTGGGAATCGATCCGAATCTCTTCCTCGAAGCGATCAAGGGCGGTGGTGTCGACGTGCCGTACGCGCATCTCAAAGGCCGGGCCATGATCGAAGCCGAGTTCACGCCCAGTTTCCCAGCGCGGCTCGCGTTGAAGGACGCGAAGCTTGTGCTCGACGGCGCGTCCGCCGCCGATCTCGCCGGAGCGTGGGCCAGCGCGCGCGGCAGCTACGTGCGCTCGTGCGGGTTTGCTCCACCAGCCAATCAGTCGCGGCGTCTGACCGGTTTGTCACCGACTGCCCGGCTAGCCATCGACCGGCCACTGAGAGCCACCGACGGGCGGGGCAGTCCCGGCAAACGACGCACAGCGCGGTAG
- a CDS encoding phosphocholine-specific phospholipase C translates to MPELSRRRLLGVSGAAIAGSLLPPSVHAAMAEPMRRGGLDRVEHVIVLMQENRSFDHYFGSLRGVRGFSDPHPLELPDGKSVFEQPNPAGGRVLPFSLRNEAEREGRDPSDIQYLGDLDHSWAGTGKAWARGWNNGWIGAKSPATMTYYDRRDIALQYELADTFTICDAYHCSIFGSTNPNRNFLWTGTVGNEPNGTRAVTNAAYSYDHPGYDWTTYPERLEAAGVSWQIYQEWDNFTDNAVEYFVPFKKIGKKILAGVDGKYRTTEEFYYALFDKSEEDRKKLLAQFNAAVAKLTPAEQSLFRKAMYRGEPLTLASTLRADIKARRLPKVSWLVPSAVDSEHPGASTPVGSANLIYDVLDAIASDRETWSKTVLLINFDENDGYFDHVPPPVPPGNAANDADHYNGQPLGFGPRVPMTVVSPWTIGGYVDSTVYDHTSVLRLLERWTGVTEPNISPWRRQVAGDLTGVFDFSTAGRPPRVAHPGPVPAPITRWHPKPPAEQKLPIAEPGTRPARALPYQTSVSGVLNDAGNLVVQLANSGRSSAHFAIYGYKGELAEPSHQDVRDTLSQTLPLAGDSYRVVVQGPNRSWWEFAGSRAGAASKVDIQTRILTYRRGVEFKIVNGGASSLTLRLSSGRSTRVVRLAAGRSAQVAWPTADGWYDVRVTADGDPSFLRTLTARVEDSRR, encoded by the coding sequence ATGCCTGAACTGTCCCGCCGCCGTCTCCTCGGCGTATCCGGAGCCGCGATCGCCGGTTCTCTGCTGCCCCCATCCGTCCACGCGGCCATGGCCGAACCCATGCGCCGCGGTGGCCTCGATCGCGTCGAACACGTGATCGTGCTGATGCAGGAGAACCGGTCGTTCGACCACTACTTCGGCTCGCTTCGCGGCGTCCGCGGCTTCTCCGACCCCCACCCGCTCGAGCTGCCGGACGGCAAGTCGGTGTTCGAGCAGCCCAATCCCGCGGGCGGCAGGGTCTTGCCGTTCTCGCTGCGGAACGAAGCCGAGCGCGAAGGCCGCGATCCTTCGGACATCCAGTACCTCGGCGATCTCGACCACAGCTGGGCCGGCACGGGCAAGGCGTGGGCGCGCGGCTGGAACAACGGGTGGATCGGCGCCAAGAGCCCAGCCACGATGACCTACTACGACCGCCGCGACATCGCATTGCAGTACGAACTCGCGGACACGTTCACCATCTGCGATGCGTACCACTGCTCGATCTTCGGCTCGACCAACCCGAACCGGAACTTCCTCTGGACGGGCACAGTCGGCAACGAGCCCAACGGCACCCGCGCGGTCACCAACGCGGCGTACTCCTATGACCACCCAGGCTACGACTGGACCACCTACCCGGAACGGCTGGAAGCCGCGGGCGTTTCGTGGCAGATCTACCAGGAGTGGGACAACTTCACCGACAACGCCGTCGAGTACTTCGTCCCGTTCAAGAAGATCGGCAAGAAGATTCTGGCCGGAGTGGACGGCAAGTACCGGACGACCGAAGAGTTCTACTACGCGTTGTTCGACAAGTCCGAAGAGGACCGGAAGAAGCTCCTCGCTCAGTTCAACGCCGCTGTCGCCAAGCTCACCCCTGCTGAACAGAGTCTGTTCCGCAAGGCGATGTACCGCGGCGAGCCACTGACGTTGGCCAGCACGTTACGCGCCGACATCAAGGCGCGGCGGCTGCCGAAGGTCAGCTGGCTCGTGCCATCGGCGGTCGACTCCGAACACCCTGGGGCATCGACTCCGGTCGGCAGCGCGAATCTCATCTACGACGTCCTGGACGCCATCGCGTCAGACCGCGAAACCTGGTCGAAAACCGTACTGCTGATCAATTTCGACGAAAACGACGGCTACTTCGACCATGTGCCGCCGCCCGTCCCTCCGGGCAATGCGGCCAACGACGCGGACCACTACAACGGCCAGCCGCTCGGATTCGGCCCACGCGTGCCGATGACGGTCGTTTCTCCGTGGACCATCGGCGGGTACGTTGACTCGACTGTCTACGACCACACTTCCGTGCTGCGCCTGCTGGAACGCTGGACCGGCGTTACGGAGCCGAACATCAGCCCGTGGCGCCGTCAGGTCGCCGGTGATCTGACCGGCGTGTTCGACTTTTCCACTGCCGGAAGGCCACCACGAGTCGCCCACCCAGGTCCGGTGCCCGCGCCGATCACGCGTTGGCATCCGAAACCTCCAGCCGAGCAAAAACTGCCGATCGCGGAACCGGGAACCCGCCCCGCCCGAGCATTGCCGTACCAAACGTCAGTCTCTGGCGTACTCAACGACGCGGGAAACCTAGTAGTCCAGCTCGCCAACAGTGGTCGTTCTTCAGCACATTTCGCGATATACGGCTACAAAGGCGAACTCGCGGAACCGTCGCACCAAGACGTTCGGGACACACTCTCACAAACGCTGCCCTTGGCCGGCGACAGCTACCGAGTGGTCGTTCAAGGGCCTAACCGCTCGTGGTGGGAGTTCGCGGGCAGCCGGGCCGGCGCAGCGTCCAAGGTCGACATCCAGACGCGAATTCTGACCTATCGCCGTGGCGTCGAGTTCAAGATCGTCAACGGCGGCGCTTCATCACTCACGCTGCGCCTCAGCTCTGGCCGTTCCACTCGCGTGGTGCGCCTGGCCGCCGGACGCTCGGCGCAGGTGGCTTGGCCGACAGCCGATGGCTGGTATGACGTGCGTGTGACCGCTGACGGCGATCCGTCGTTCTTGCGCACACTCACCGCCCGAGTGGAGGACAGCCGACGTTGA